The window GTGTCGCTTTGGGAAGGTTTTGGTCTTCCCGCTCTGGAAGCGATGGCCTGCGGCACGCCCGTACTGGCCTCAAATTGCTCGTCCTTGCCTGAAGTGGTGGGAGAAACTGGTATACTTGTTGACCCATATGACGCACACGATATTGAGCGCGGCATTGAAGATCTCTTACTGGATAGTGAACGAAGAGCGCTATTGGCGGCCAACGCGAGACGACGCGCAGCATCCTTCTCGTGGGAAAAGACAGCTCAGAGTATTTATAGGATACTGACTTCCGTCGCTGGCTGAGGAATTCGTTGTGTAATTGCCCCGACTGTTGGACGAGTGGGAGGAGAACTGGGTTGGCATCTATGATAAGCATACACTCAACACGCCGAAAATCACTGGTGCCCATTTTGAAAAGATGTGCTCAATGGCTTGTCCGCCCCAAGACACTCATCTTAAACTCCCGATTCTCATATCGCTTAATTGATGCATACTGTTCTGGAAAGGGCATCGAAATTGGACCCGGGGCAAACCCGTACACGTCGTCTAGGAGGACAATCTACGTTGACAAGTTCTCCGCGTTGCTTGATGCCAGGAAATCGCGAATCTTCGTCGACGTCAACAGCGACGCGGCACACCTCCCTTTTGCTTCTCATTGTTTTGATTATCTTTGTTCCTCGCATGTCCTAGAACATATGCCAAACACAATCTCCGTACTCGAGGAATGGGCACGCGTGCTCAAGCCGGGTGGGCGTTTGGTGCTAAGACTACCTCATGCAAATCGCACTTTTGATCGAATACGACCTAAGACTACTCTTGAACACCATATTAAAGACTCTGAACTCTCTGTCGACTATAGCGATCCAACTCACTGGGAAGAGTGGGAAGATACTGTCAGCAAGACTGATGGGCACCTCTGGA of the Candidatus Hydrogenedentota bacterium genome contains:
- a CDS encoding class I SAM-dependent methyltransferase, which translates into the protein MLDARKSRIFVDVNSDAAHLPFASHCFDYLCSSHVLEHMPNTISVLEEWARVLKPGGRLVLRLPHANRTFDRIRPKTTLEHHIKDSELSVDYSDPTHWEEWEDTVSKTDGHLWKDSARQKDGSFDFQYIVRRGLIHYHVWTQNEMVRLLQYLDFTILVALDRVLDDDISFLIIAEAPTRRDRHRPNERLTE